Proteins encoded by one window of Inmirania thermothiophila:
- a CDS encoding valine--tRNA ligase gives MDKSYDPQAIERRWYEHWERKGYFRPSGRGEPYCIMIPPPNVTGSLHMGHAFQDTIMDALIRYHRMRGRNTLWQGGTDHAGIATQMVVERLLEQEGKTRHDLGRERFLERVWRWKEASGGTITRQLRRLGASVDWSRERFTMDEGLSRAVREVFVRLFEEGLIYRGKRLVNWDPVLHTAVSDLEVVSEEEEGHLWHMRYPLADGEGHLVVATTRPETMLGDTAVAVHPEDARYRHLVGREVILPLTGRRIPVIADAYVDPEFGTGCVKITPAHDFNDYQVGLRHGLPMINVLTEDARINDNAPEPYRGLDRYEARRRIVADLEAQGLLEKVEPHRLMVPRGDRSHAVIEPFLTDQWFVRTAPLAEEAIRVVREGRIRLVPENWTKTYYQWLEHIEDWCISRQIWWGHQIPAWYCADCDGAHIVLLGAGEGAATAAELLAAGRDLDQALAAARAVQVRGEARPIVAESRPARCPRCGGSRLVQDPDVLDTWFSSALWPFSTLGWPDDTPELRTFYPTDVLVTGFDIIFFWVARMVMMGCKFMGDVPFREVYIHGLVRDAHGQKMSKSKGNILDPLDLIDGIDLESLVRKRTTGLMQPQMARRIEEATRREFPEGIPAFGADALRFTFAALASTGRDIKFDLGRIEGYRNFCNKLWNAARYVLMRTEGEDCGTGGGEMAPTAADRWIRSRLDRTVAAVHEAIAAYRFDQVANVLHEFTWDEFCDWYLELSKPVLQDPDAPEAVRRATRRTLVTVLETLLRLLHPIMPFITEEIWQRVAPVAGVAGESIMLAPYPESDPAARDEEAEAEIAWLKAFVLAVRRIRGEMDIAPSRPLPVLLAEGTAEDRARVERHLPALTALARLASVRWLEAGEAAPEAATALAGELRILIPMAGLIDKAAELARLDKEIARLEEGLARSRAKLANPGFVEKAPAAVVEKERTRLAEAEAALARLREQHRRIAAL, from the coding sequence ATGGACAAGAGCTACGACCCCCAAGCCATCGAACGCCGCTGGTACGAGCACTGGGAGCGCAAGGGCTACTTCCGCCCCTCGGGCAGGGGCGAGCCCTACTGCATCATGATCCCGCCGCCCAACGTCACCGGCAGCCTCCACATGGGGCACGCCTTCCAGGACACCATCATGGACGCCCTCATCCGCTACCACCGGATGCGGGGCCGCAACACCCTCTGGCAGGGGGGCACCGACCACGCCGGCATCGCCACCCAGATGGTGGTGGAGCGGCTCCTGGAGCAGGAGGGCAAGACCCGCCACGACCTCGGCCGCGAGCGGTTCCTCGAGCGGGTGTGGCGGTGGAAGGAGGCCTCCGGCGGCACCATCACGCGGCAGCTGCGCCGCCTCGGCGCCTCGGTGGACTGGTCGCGCGAGCGCTTCACCATGGACGAGGGCCTCTCGCGCGCGGTGCGCGAGGTCTTCGTCCGCCTCTTCGAGGAGGGGCTCATCTACCGCGGCAAGCGCCTGGTGAACTGGGACCCGGTGCTGCACACCGCGGTCTCCGACCTGGAGGTGGTGAGCGAGGAGGAGGAGGGCCACCTCTGGCACATGCGCTACCCGCTGGCCGACGGCGAGGGCCACCTGGTGGTGGCCACCACCCGGCCCGAGACCATGCTCGGCGACACCGCAGTGGCCGTGCACCCCGAGGACGCCCGCTACCGCCACCTCGTCGGCCGCGAGGTGATCCTGCCCCTCACCGGCCGGCGCATCCCCGTCATCGCCGACGCCTACGTGGACCCCGAGTTCGGCACCGGCTGCGTCAAGATCACCCCCGCCCACGACTTCAACGACTACCAGGTGGGGCTGCGCCACGGCCTGCCCATGATCAACGTCCTCACCGAGGACGCCCGCATCAACGACAACGCCCCCGAGCCCTACCGCGGCCTCGACCGCTACGAGGCCCGCCGGCGCATCGTCGCCGACCTCGAGGCGCAGGGGCTGCTGGAGAAGGTGGAGCCGCACCGGCTCATGGTCCCCCGCGGCGACCGCTCCCACGCCGTCATCGAGCCCTTCCTCACCGACCAGTGGTTCGTGCGCACCGCACCGCTCGCCGAGGAGGCGATCCGGGTCGTGCGCGAGGGGCGGATCCGCCTCGTGCCCGAGAACTGGACCAAGACCTACTACCAGTGGCTCGAGCACATCGAGGACTGGTGCATCTCGCGCCAGATCTGGTGGGGGCACCAGATCCCGGCCTGGTACTGCGCCGACTGCGACGGCGCGCACATCGTCCTCCTCGGCGCCGGCGAGGGCGCGGCCACCGCGGCCGAGCTGCTTGCCGCCGGGCGGGACCTCGACCAGGCCCTCGCCGCCGCGCGCGCGGTGCAGGTCCGCGGCGAGGCCCGCCCCATCGTCGCCGAGTCGCGCCCGGCGCGCTGCCCGCGCTGCGGCGGCAGCCGCCTGGTGCAGGACCCGGACGTGCTGGACACCTGGTTCAGCTCCGCCCTGTGGCCCTTCTCGACCCTCGGCTGGCCGGACGACACCCCGGAGCTGCGCACCTTCTACCCCACCGACGTGCTCGTCACCGGCTTCGACATCATCTTCTTCTGGGTCGCCCGCATGGTGATGATGGGCTGCAAGTTCATGGGCGACGTCCCCTTCCGCGAGGTCTACATCCACGGCCTCGTGCGCGACGCCCACGGCCAGAAGATGTCGAAGTCCAAGGGCAACATCCTCGACCCCCTCGACCTCATCGACGGCATCGACCTCGAGTCGCTGGTGCGCAAGCGCACCACCGGGCTGATGCAGCCGCAGATGGCCAGACGCATCGAGGAGGCGACGCGGCGGGAGTTCCCCGAGGGCATCCCCGCCTTCGGCGCCGACGCCCTGCGCTTCACCTTCGCCGCGCTCGCCTCCACCGGGCGCGACATCAAGTTCGACCTCGGCCGCATCGAGGGCTATCGCAACTTCTGCAACAAGCTCTGGAACGCCGCCCGCTACGTGCTCATGCGCACCGAGGGCGAGGACTGCGGCACCGGAGGGGGCGAGATGGCGCCCACCGCGGCCGACCGCTGGATCCGCTCGCGCCTCGACCGCACCGTGGCCGCGGTCCACGAGGCCATCGCCGCCTACCGCTTCGACCAGGTGGCCAACGTTCTGCACGAGTTCACCTGGGACGAGTTCTGCGACTGGTACCTGGAGCTCTCCAAGCCCGTCCTCCAGGATCCCGACGCGCCGGAGGCGGTGCGCCGCGCCACCCGCCGCACCCTGGTCACGGTGCTGGAGACGCTGCTCAGGCTCCTCCACCCCATCATGCCCTTCATCACCGAGGAGATCTGGCAACGGGTGGCGCCGGTGGCCGGGGTGGCGGGCGAGAGCATCATGCTCGCCCCCTATCCCGAGTCCGACCCCGCCGCGCGCGACGAGGAGGCCGAGGCCGAGATCGCCTGGCTCAAGGCCTTCGTCCTCGCGGTACGGCGGATCCGCGGCGAGATGGACATCGCCCCCTCGCGCCCCCTGCCCGTGCTGCTCGCGGAGGGCACGGCCGAGGACCGCGCCCGCGTCGAGCGGCACCTGCCGGCCCTGACCGCGCTGGCGCGGCTCGCGTCGGTGCGCTGGCTGGAGGCAGGCGAGGCCGCCCCCGAGGCCGCCACCGCCCTTGCCGGCGAGCTTCGCATCCTCATCCCCATGGCGGGGCTCATCGACAAGGCGGCCGAGCTCGCCCGCCTCGACAAGGAGATCGCCCGCCTTGAGGAGGGGCTTGCGCGCAGCCGCGCCAAGCTCGCTAACCCCGGCTTCGTGGAGAAGGCGCCGGCGGCGGTGGTGGAGAAGGAGCGCACCCGCCTGGCCGAGGCGGAGGCGGCGCTGGCGCGGCTGCGCGAGCAGCACCGGCGCATCGCGGCGCTCTAG
- the amrB gene encoding AmmeMemoRadiSam system protein B, which translates to MATVRPPAVAGLFYPEQREELARTVDALLAGAQAAGPPPKAIVAPHAGYVYSGPVAATAYAALRPLAGRIERVVLLGPSHRVPFDGLAAPSTDYFRTPLGDVPVDREAIESIRDLPQVCILDEAHALEHSLEVHLPFLQRVLGGFRLVPLVVGDAAPEEVAEVIERLWGGDETLIVVSSDLSHYHDYHTARRMDAATSMAVEALAPERIGYEQACGRHPLQGLLVAARRRGLQARTLDLRNSGDTAGPRDRVVGYGAYAFH; encoded by the coding sequence ATGGCCACCGTCAGACCCCCCGCCGTCGCCGGCCTGTTCTATCCCGAGCAGCGCGAGGAGCTCGCCCGCACCGTGGACGCCCTGCTCGCCGGGGCACAGGCCGCGGGTCCGCCCCCGAAGGCCATCGTCGCCCCCCACGCGGGCTACGTCTACTCCGGCCCCGTGGCCGCCACCGCCTACGCCGCCCTGCGCCCGCTCGCCGGGCGCATCGAGCGCGTGGTCCTGCTCGGGCCGTCGCACCGCGTCCCGTTCGACGGGCTGGCGGCGCCCTCCACCGACTACTTCCGCACGCCCCTCGGCGACGTCCCGGTGGACCGCGAGGCCATCGAGTCCATCCGCGACCTGCCCCAGGTGTGCATCCTCGACGAGGCCCACGCCCTCGAGCACAGCCTCGAGGTGCACCTGCCCTTCCTGCAGCGCGTCCTCGGCGGGTTCCGCCTCGTGCCGCTGGTGGTGGGCGACGCCGCCCCCGAGGAGGTGGCCGAGGTCATCGAGCGCCTGTGGGGCGGGGACGAGACCCTGATCGTGGTCAGCTCTGACCTCTCCCACTACCACGACTACCACACCGCGCGGCGGATGGACGCGGCCACCTCCATGGCGGTGGAGGCGCTGGCGCCGGAGCGCATCGGCTACGAGCAGGCCTGCGGCCGTCACCCCCTGCAGGGCCTGCTGGTGGCGGCGCGCCGCCGCGGGCTCCAGGCCCGCACCCTGGACCTGCGCAACTCGGGCGACACCGCAGGCCCCAGGGACCGGGTCGTGGGCTATGGCGCCTATGCCTTCCACTGA
- the amrA gene encoding AmmeMemoRadiSam system protein A, with amino-acid sequence MPSTDGRLGTRERDVLLGIAQASIRHGLERGTPLPVRAPDYEGALREPGASFVTLKRGGALRGCIGSLEARRPLVEDVAANAFAAAFEDPRFPPLAPEELEDLAVSVSVLTPPEPLPCASEEELIARLVPGEDGLIIADGAHRATFLPAVWESLPEPRDFLRELRRKAGLPPDHWSPRLRVWRYRTESFGTA; translated from the coding sequence ATGCCTTCCACTGACGGCCGCCTCGGCACGCGCGAGCGCGACGTCCTCCTGGGCATCGCCCAGGCCTCCATCCGTCACGGCCTCGAGCGCGGCACCCCGCTCCCGGTGCGCGCACCCGACTACGAGGGCGCCCTGCGCGAGCCGGGGGCGAGCTTCGTCACCCTCAAGCGCGGCGGCGCGCTGCGCGGCTGCATCGGCAGCCTCGAGGCGCGCCGGCCGCTGGTGGAGGACGTGGCCGCCAACGCCTTCGCCGCCGCCTTCGAGGACCCCCGCTTCCCGCCCCTCGCCCCCGAGGAGCTGGAGGATCTCGCGGTCTCGGTCTCGGTGCTGACGCCGCCCGAGCCGCTGCCCTGCGCCAGCGAGGAGGAGCTGATCGCGCGGCTCGTCCCGGGCGAGGACGGCCTCATCATCGCCGACGGGGCGCATCGGGCCACCTTCCTCCCGGCGGTGTGGGAGTCCCTCCCCGAACCCCGCGACTTCCTGCGCGAGCTGCGGCGCAAGGCCGGCCTGCCGCCGGACCACTGGTCGCCGCGGCTGCGGGTCTGGCGCTACCGCACCGAGAGCTTCGGCACCGCCTGA
- a CDS encoding RNB domain-containing ribonuclease, producing the protein MEQPAADSLVLYKRRPARVVAVTDKLEIELPGGGARRVRPKDVVPLHPGPLRSLGELRPVEGEIEAACELLAGQTTTVAELAELAFGAFTPATAWAVWERVEEGIELEGEAPDAIRVRTPEEAAAEREAREGRDRRRRAWGELLQRIQAGRVLPEDRPQLADLEGLALGRHEGSRILRALDRAERPEVAHELLLKLGAWGPEVDPHPVREGLPEAPPALELPELAAAPRRDLTALEAFAIDDEGNQDPDDAVSWDGRWLWVHVADAAALVLPGSAADEEARLRGATQYLPHRQVPMLPVQAVQRLGLGLAPVSPALSFGIRMDAEGEILDVAIVPSTVRVRRLSYGEAERRLHEEPFAGLHRLALRLRERRLAAGAVDIRLPEARVRVVAGEVRIEPLPPLASRLLVSELMLRAGEAAARYAAAEGIALPFIAQSPPDEADPGEGLAGMYALRRRMRPRQIVTAPEPHAGLGLAAYCQATSPLRRYTDLLTHQQLRAHVTGGEPLDAETVRARAGAAEQAMAAVRRAERASNRHWTLVWLLRHERWRGEAVVVEPRERRSVVIVPELALEAQVALRGVPQPNERLPVVLTGVDLPNLEARFRLERG; encoded by the coding sequence ATGGAGCAGCCCGCGGCAGACAGCCTCGTCCTCTACAAGCGCCGCCCCGCCCGCGTGGTGGCGGTGACCGACAAGCTGGAGATCGAGCTGCCCGGGGGCGGCGCCCGGCGGGTGCGCCCCAAGGACGTGGTGCCGCTGCATCCGGGGCCGCTGCGCAGCCTCGGCGAGCTGCGTCCCGTCGAGGGCGAGATCGAGGCCGCGTGCGAGCTGCTGGCGGGCCAGACCACCACGGTGGCGGAGCTGGCCGAGCTCGCCTTCGGCGCCTTCACCCCGGCCACCGCGTGGGCGGTGTGGGAGCGGGTGGAGGAGGGGATCGAGCTGGAGGGGGAGGCGCCGGACGCCATCCGCGTGCGCACGCCGGAGGAGGCCGCGGCGGAGCGGGAGGCGCGGGAGGGGCGCGACCGCCGGCGCCGCGCCTGGGGCGAGCTGCTGCAGCGGATCCAGGCCGGGCGCGTGCTGCCCGAGGACCGGCCGCAGCTCGCCGATCTCGAGGGCCTGGCCCTGGGGCGGCACGAGGGCAGCCGCATCCTGCGCGCCCTCGACCGCGCCGAGCGCCCGGAGGTGGCGCACGAGCTGCTTCTCAAGCTGGGCGCGTGGGGGCCGGAGGTGGATCCCCATCCGGTGCGCGAGGGCCTGCCGGAGGCGCCGCCGGCGCTGGAGCTGCCGGAGCTCGCCGCCGCGCCCAGGCGCGATCTCACCGCGCTCGAGGCCTTCGCCATCGACGACGAGGGCAACCAGGACCCCGACGACGCCGTGAGCTGGGACGGCCGGTGGCTCTGGGTGCACGTGGCCGACGCCGCCGCCCTGGTGCTGCCCGGGAGCGCGGCGGACGAGGAGGCCCGCCTGCGCGGCGCCACCCAGTATCTGCCGCACCGCCAGGTGCCGATGCTGCCGGTGCAGGCCGTGCAACGCCTCGGGCTCGGCCTCGCGCCGGTCTCGCCGGCGCTCTCCTTCGGGATCCGCATGGACGCCGAGGGGGAGATCCTGGACGTGGCCATCGTCCCGAGCACGGTGCGGGTGCGGCGGCTGAGCTACGGCGAGGCGGAGAGGCGCCTCCACGAGGAGCCCTTCGCCGGCCTCCACCGGCTCGCGCTGCGGCTGCGCGAGCGGCGTCTCGCGGCGGGCGCGGTGGACATCCGCCTGCCCGAGGCGCGGGTGCGGGTGGTGGCGGGCGAGGTCCGCATCGAGCCGCTGCCGCCCCTTGCGAGCCGGCTCCTGGTGAGCGAGCTCATGCTGCGCGCGGGGGAGGCGGCGGCGCGCTACGCCGCGGCCGAGGGCATCGCCCTGCCCTTCATCGCCCAGTCGCCGCCGGACGAGGCCGACCCCGGGGAGGGCCTGGCCGGGATGTACGCCCTGCGTCGGCGCATGCGTCCGCGCCAGATCGTCACCGCGCCGGAGCCGCACGCCGGCCTCGGGCTCGCCGCCTACTGCCAGGCCACGAGCCCGCTGCGCCGCTACACGGATCTGCTCACCCACCAGCAGCTCCGCGCCCACGTCACCGGCGGCGAGCCCCTCGACGCCGAGACCGTGCGCGCCCGCGCCGGCGCCGCCGAGCAGGCCATGGCCGCGGTGCGGCGCGCCGAGCGCGCCTCCAACCGGCACTGGACCCTGGTCTGGCTGCTGCGCCACGAGCGCTGGCGCGGCGAGGCGGTGGTGGTGGAGCCGCGCGAGCGCCGCAGCGTGGTCATCGTGCCGGAGCTCGCCCTGGAGGCGCAGGTGGCCCTGCGGGGCGTGCCGCAGCCCAACGAGCGGCTGCCGGTGGTGCTTACCGGTGTGGACCTGCCGAACCTGGAGGCGCGCTTCCGCCTCGAGCGGGGCTGA
- a CDS encoding FAD-dependent oxidoreductase has protein sequence MPRIRVAIVGCGFAGLAAARRLAAAPGVEVTVFNPRPELYNYPVLPRHLVDPVPRALLAVPLAPLLPGVRLRSERVEAVDAPARRVETASGTTAWDFLILAVGVRARTLPRGERTPLVFPKSERHLARLRGELEQLAAERRSGLVCIVGGGLTGIEFAAAVRARLDDAARRHRRRPDAFRVLLLERGARLAPDCSPALAARLAAALAAAGVGVRTGCAVHGIEGRRIETEAGALEADITLCCAGAEPDLRLGLAGLDAGADGIACTAGLVAQGSDAVLVAGDIARPRSPAPAPPRRAAHARRQGAHAAANVLRLAAGRAPRPYRPRALPTAVYLGPRRGLVALGPLCLGGSAAARTKHWLERDHFRHAVPSIAGGEGWMPW, from the coding sequence GTGCCGAGGATCCGCGTCGCCATCGTCGGCTGCGGCTTCGCCGGGCTCGCCGCGGCGCGCCGCCTCGCGGCGGCGCCGGGGGTCGAGGTCACGGTGTTCAACCCGCGCCCCGAGCTCTACAACTACCCCGTGCTGCCGCGCCACCTGGTGGACCCCGTCCCCCGCGCGCTCCTCGCCGTGCCCCTCGCCCCCCTGCTCCCGGGCGTGCGCCTGCGCAGCGAGCGCGTCGAGGCGGTGGATGCGCCCGCGCGCCGGGTGGAGACCGCCTCCGGCACCACGGCCTGGGACTTCCTGATCCTCGCCGTGGGCGTGCGCGCGCGCACCCTTCCGCGCGGCGAGCGCACGCCGCTGGTCTTCCCCAAGAGCGAGCGCCACCTCGCGCGCCTGCGCGGCGAGCTCGAGCAGCTCGCCGCGGAGCGCCGGTCGGGCCTCGTCTGCATCGTCGGCGGCGGGCTCACCGGCATCGAGTTCGCCGCCGCCGTGCGCGCCCGCCTCGACGACGCCGCCCGCCGCCACCGGCGACGGCCCGACGCCTTCCGCGTCCTCCTCCTGGAGCGCGGAGCGCGGCTTGCCCCGGACTGCTCGCCGGCGCTTGCGGCACGGCTCGCGGCGGCGCTCGCCGCGGCCGGGGTCGGCGTGCGCACCGGGTGCGCCGTGCACGGGATCGAAGGCCGGCGGATCGAGACCGAGGCCGGCGCCCTCGAGGCCGACATCACGCTCTGCTGCGCCGGGGCCGAGCCCGACCTGCGCCTCGGCCTCGCCGGGCTCGACGCCGGCGCCGACGGGATCGCCTGCACCGCCGGGCTCGTCGCGCAGGGAAGCGACGCGGTCCTCGTCGCCGGCGACATCGCCCGGCCCCGCTCCCCCGCACCGGCCCCGCCCCGCCGCGCCGCCCATGCGCGCCGCCAGGGGGCGCACGCCGCGGCCAACGTCCTGCGCCTCGCCGCCGGGCGCGCACCGCGCCCGTACCGGCCCCGGGCCCTGCCCACCGCCGTCTACCTCGGGCCGCGGCGCGGCCTCGTCGCCCTGGGACCGCTGTGTCTCGGCGGATCCGCGGCGGCCCGCACCAAGCACTGGCTCGAGCGCGACCACTTCCGCCATGCCGTGCCGTCCATCGCAGGAGGAGAGGGATGGATGCCCTGGTGA